Proteins encoded by one window of Paenibacillus urinalis:
- a CDS encoding MsnO8 family LLM class oxidoreductase: MMETKRIELGILDLVPSLMDSSPEEAIRRSVELAMEGDRLGYARYWTSEHHNLPGVESASPEVLLSHIGARTHQIKLGSGAVLLPYHHPILVAERYNLLSTLYPGRIELGIGRAPGGSAHLSMALAGNFLQKVAEYPDRVKELQQLLQGEYTYEGEVVAAKPVPVSGPGLWMLGTNVKSADYAASLGTGYVFGQFMSEHDGAEMIERYTANFVPSKSMVRPQAFIAVSVICAPTTEEAHSWKEQASVKHQEKSSPGLPAAEYPVIVGNPEKVREELIRLSERTQSSSLLIATRAARYEQRLVTYQLLAEAMQLS; encoded by the coding sequence ATGATGGAAACGAAGCGAATAGAACTCGGCATACTGGATCTTGTGCCAAGCCTCATGGACAGCTCACCGGAAGAGGCGATTCGCCGATCGGTAGAGCTGGCAATGGAAGGAGATCGTCTCGGGTATGCAAGGTATTGGACCTCAGAGCATCACAATCTGCCAGGCGTTGAATCGGCAAGCCCGGAAGTGCTGCTATCCCATATCGGGGCCCGGACTCATCAGATTAAGCTTGGTTCAGGAGCAGTACTCCTGCCCTATCATCATCCAATTCTAGTGGCAGAAAGATATAACCTGCTCTCTACCCTGTACCCTGGGCGAATCGAGCTTGGCATTGGCCGTGCTCCCGGCGGATCTGCCCATCTATCGATGGCTCTGGCGGGCAATTTTCTGCAGAAGGTGGCGGAATATCCGGATCGGGTCAAGGAGCTCCAGCAGCTCCTTCAAGGGGAGTATACCTATGAAGGGGAAGTAGTGGCTGCGAAGCCAGTCCCGGTCAGCGGCCCCGGTCTGTGGATGCTTGGCACGAATGTGAAGAGTGCAGACTATGCTGCAAGTTTAGGAACAGGTTATGTATTTGGCCAATTTATGAGTGAGCACGACGGGGCAGAGATGATTGAGAGATATACGGCAAATTTTGTTCCTTCCAAAAGTATGGTTAGACCTCAGGCCTTCATCGCAGTCAGTGTGATCTGTGCTCCAACGACGGAAGAAGCCCATTCCTGGAAGGAACAAGCTTCCGTCAAGCATCAGGAGAAGTCGTCTCCAGGTCTCCCTGCTGCTGAATATCCAGTCATTGTCGGGAACCCGGAGAAGGTAAGGGAAGAACTCATCAGGCTGAGTGAGCGTACACAATCCAGCAGCCTGCTGATCGCAACCCGTGCCGCCCGCTACGAGCAGAGGCTGGTGACATATCAATTGCTGGCGGAAGCAATGCAGCTTTCTTGA
- a CDS encoding glycoside hydrolase family 99-like domain-containing protein, producing the protein MKLIAYYLPQFHQIPENDLWWGEGFTEWTNTQKARPLYPNHRQPKEPLKDYYYNLMDPSVREWQASLAQYYGIYGFCYYHYWFKGKRLLEKPLEALLQSDTPDFPFCLSWANEPWTRRWDGSDDEILMPQDYGDEADWAEHFVELLKVFNDKRYIRIENKPLFVIYRPGLIPRCEEMLEYWNKLAVQHGLQGIYFVRTLGGFDIPNQAGFEASVEFEPHYTFAHAHTQGLWSKIKKKENEHLVFDYDGAWEMILSRSPHRSGEQIIPGAYVNWDNTPRRGYHGQSCIGSSPEKFAYYLTRQIERAAQVYNSSFLFVNAWNEWAEGTYLEPDKDHGFAYLEAVRTALLNYAP; encoded by the coding sequence ATGAAGCTGATCGCTTATTATTTACCTCAATTTCATCAAATCCCTGAGAATGATCTGTGGTGGGGAGAAGGCTTCACTGAATGGACGAATACACAAAAAGCACGGCCGCTGTATCCCAATCACCGACAGCCAAAGGAGCCACTAAAGGATTATTACTATAATTTGATGGACCCGTCGGTTCGGGAATGGCAGGCGAGCTTGGCCCAATATTATGGCATCTATGGGTTCTGCTATTACCATTATTGGTTCAAAGGAAAACGGCTGCTCGAAAAGCCGCTTGAAGCCTTGCTTCAGTCCGATACTCCTGACTTCCCCTTCTGTCTCTCCTGGGCCAATGAGCCGTGGACACGCAGATGGGATGGCAGTGATGATGAAATCCTCATGCCCCAGGATTATGGAGATGAAGCCGATTGGGCTGAACACTTCGTTGAGCTGCTTAAAGTATTTAATGACAAGAGGTATATTCGTATTGAGAATAAGCCCTTATTCGTAATCTATCGTCCGGGTCTGATTCCAAGGTGTGAAGAAATGCTCGAATACTGGAACAAGCTTGCGGTGCAGCATGGACTTCAAGGCATCTATTTTGTAAGGACGCTGGGCGGGTTTGATATTCCGAATCAAGCCGGATTTGAGGCGAGTGTTGAATTTGAGCCGCATTATACCTTTGCGCATGCACATACGCAGGGCCTATGGAGCAAGATAAAAAAGAAGGAGAACGAGCACCTGGTATTTGACTATGACGGTGCCTGGGAGATGATCTTGTCCCGTTCTCCTCATCGAAGCGGAGAGCAAATTATACCTGGTGCTTATGTGAATTGGGATAATACCCCGCGCAGAGGATACCACGGGCAGAGCTGCATCGGATCCAGTCCGGAGAAATTTGCTTACTATCTGACTAGACAAATAGAGCGGGCAGCTCAGGTATACAATTCTTCATTTCTGTTCGTCAATGCGTGGAATGAATGGGCGGAGGGGACCTATCTAGAGCCGGACAAAGATCACGGCTTCGCCTATTTGGAGGCGGTCAGAACCGCGCTTCTGAATTACGCGCCATGA
- a CDS encoding glycosyltransferase family protein: MRPSRMETAQEDLSLQPNRRWLSHQRQPVPDVQTHDPRNAKSMRLALLIPLTEQFTPSMESQITDSLRMLVKEVIILKINENLQDSLSTYKPDLLLCIGNQAAQFITPELISQSIHTRTALWLNDPYEPCENIAFAYHDWDLVITQNMLHLPVYEKYSYRHIVVMPYSADPLVYKPHQPQPNFHSDLLIVGDYSEERLLYVHVIRQRCEGKKIRALGRNWESVDQIEICQPDSEMMLSAYYNGANMIVHWDAAPRPLYEIAACGVFQIVENSPDIHELMKPGEDVVIFSNPEQLGSKLQYYSENTDQKRMVASRALYSSKYDYSFLQSAMKLIYSLI; encoded by the coding sequence ATGCGTCCTTCCCGGATGGAAACTGCTCAAGAGGATTTATCACTACAGCCAAACCGAAGATGGTTATCGCATCAGCGTCAGCCTGTGCCAGACGTCCAGACCCATGATCCCAGAAACGCCAAATCCATGCGGCTCGCACTCCTGATTCCGTTGACAGAACAGTTTACTCCGTCAATGGAAAGCCAGATTACAGACTCGCTACGCATGCTAGTCAAAGAAGTCATCATTCTCAAGATCAATGAGAATCTTCAAGATAGTCTGTCGACTTATAAGCCAGATCTCTTACTATGTATCGGCAATCAAGCTGCACAATTCATTACACCTGAACTCATATCACAATCGATTCATACAAGAACAGCCCTCTGGTTGAATGATCCTTATGAGCCTTGCGAGAATATCGCTTTTGCATACCATGACTGGGACCTTGTCATCACACAGAACATGCTGCATCTTCCTGTATATGAGAAATACAGTTATAGACACATTGTTGTTATGCCATATAGTGCGGATCCGTTAGTTTACAAGCCTCATCAGCCACAGCCCAATTTCCATTCCGATCTCCTCATTGTTGGAGATTACTCAGAGGAACGTCTCCTCTATGTCCATGTCATCCGCCAGCGATGTGAGGGTAAGAAGATCCGAGCGTTAGGTCGAAACTGGGAATCTGTGGATCAGATTGAGATTTGTCAGCCCGATAGCGAGATGATGCTCAGTGCGTACTATAACGGAGCCAACATGATCGTTCATTGGGATGCTGCACCTCGTCCATTGTATGAGATCGCAGCGTGCGGGGTATTTCAAATAGTGGAGAACTCTCCGGATATTCACGAGCTGATGAAGCCTGGCGAGGATGTTGTCATCTTCAGCAACCCCGAACAGCTTGGCTCCAAGCTCCAATACTACAGCGAGAACACGGATCAAAAAAGAATGGTTGCTTCAAGAGCTCTCTATAGCAGCAAATACGATTATTCCTTTCTCCAGTCTGCTATGAAACTAATCTACAGTCTGATATGA